In Nicotiana tabacum cultivar K326 chromosome 17, ASM71507v2, whole genome shotgun sequence, one DNA window encodes the following:
- the LOC107784980 gene encoding uncharacterized protein LOC107784980: MPLYDCMLLLKSHVPKEALMDLVAKVGRHVYRKNGVPTDLKSFGNVNLGYGIKKLDGRYYQTTMMTPPSFNKELHYLNKEDRLLRWLLVKHRDIKFGLDFLGEDDAKTELSRFRRNIYESEEEDGDDEYNVGESGRKPV, encoded by the exons ATGCCACTTTATGATTGTATGCTTTTACTGAAATCGCATGTACCGAAGGAGGCTCTGATGGACCTTGTTGCAAAGGTTGGGAGGCATGTTTATAGAAAAAATGGTGTGCCTACAGATTTAAAGTCATTTGGTAATGTTAATCTGGGTTATGGCATTAAGAAACTAGATGGAAGATACTATCAG ACAACTA TGATGACACCACCCAGTTTTAACAAAGAGCTGCATTACCTAAACAAAGAAGACCGCCTACTTCGATGGCTTTTGGTTAAGCATCGTGACATCAAATTTGGGTTGGACTTTTTGGGCGAAGATGATGCTAAGACTGAGCTAAGCAGGTTCAGAAGAAACATATACGAAAGTGAGGAAGAAGATGGCGATGATGAATATAATGTTGGCGAATCCGGGAGGAAGCCAGTATAG